ggttcagtgctaattgttgttttaaagaatggaaaagatgggaaaatatattatgaaattatccaataaggtatattggaataaaaataaagttattgtgcacattaaaatgaattttgaatttatctacattcattaaaaacaatataaatttatttaatttgtataGAGATGTAAGTAACATAacttaattttaaaatactataattttaataaaacagtgGTATGTAGCATTAGAAACatgtattaaatatttaaaatatattagaaaatatttatttatatacttttaaaaaatatattaataataaatttattaatttttacatatttacgTGTTCATGGGTATAAAtctatttattaaaacatgataaacaaatttgtatttttatatattgagACATAAGGGAATGTATTTTAAACTCATTATAAAATtccttaaatttttataataaaattagaatcgatattattaataatcatAAATTTAAGCATAATTTATGTTATACATATGACCAAAACAAATATCTCCAATTTAAGGCAATTTAGATAATttcaataaattatatataaacttaCTATTGTATTATCactttatattaattttaaattaatactaaaaataaaatatggttAACTAcagataatttttatatagagAATCCAATTTTATGTCTCCTATTCTGatacaatatataaaattaatatgatatacttaatttatagtttaaaaataaatctcCAATATGTTAACTAGTAGAGTGGTACATACAATTtcttgaataaaaatatttgttattacacatttttgatattgtgctatctataaattaataatacgTTCATTTTAatagacatttttatttgattttttaaaattgtttctTAGTGTAAAGAGTTTGATAGTTTGAGGGAGAAAATTCCCGATGAATTGGATGATACTGAAAGTTATATGTCTACAAGTGGAACGCTCACGTTGTACTGTCCTGATAAACAATGTAAAACTTATAACAATATAGTTAACGGTGGGTGCTTATGGTTATTAGATACATTTTATGGTGGTAAAACAGTTTTTTCGTATTATGCAGATGGCAAGATTGGTAttgttgtatatattatgatgtGGTTAGGCtataaattaaatcaaaaGTTAAACAGTCAATTCcccaatataaataaattttacgATAAAGATATGAAAAGTTTCTATGAGTAtacaaagaaaataaatgatgTTGATGGTTATAGTAGTTATAACGATcttataaataaacataacTATGTGTTAGATATTCCTAATGAAaatatgtctaaattttatgatgcatttaaatcattatgtaaattGTATACTGAATGTGATGACAACGATTCAAATTACAATAGTTATTTAGAAAAGACTGaagaatttgttaaaaaatatgaacaactTAAGAAAGATTTTGATATTACTAAAGACGATCCATATGGTAAactattttcaatattatcaaaggattatgataatttaaaaaataaatgtagtTATTTTCCACCTCTTCTAACTTATTCACTAATTTCAATTGCacttatatttgttgcaataccaatttttttgggaatttcttataaggtaaataataaggaattaaaaaaaaaatattatatatatgcaaacattaaaaaaaaatatacgtttcttaacattttatattagtattcattatttggatttcggaaacgatttcaaaaacaaaaattaagagaaaaaataaaaaatataatgaagaaaatgattcattaatatataattcgaagagtagtgactatttcaggaatagtaataattattgatatacgataagaaactgtctatttataaataaataatttttgcataatttttatatagttttatgttgtggaacccatattcgggttagggctaagtattatattgcatttaattttttatgatttaaacactaattaaatatatgtgctATACCCGTATATTTATTCATGAGatgaagttaaaaatatgtactcCCAAAGGAGCAttgccattaatatgaaaaaggacccataatatttttcctataaagtataatatatacaattgagtgttcatgccgattttatatgattaaaataaaatgtctatgtTGCATATATcaattcatattattctatatcataattatttattatataaaacttgttaatatgtggttatattgaattatgtataacataatatgttttttcattttattaaaattttatttagtgaaacttataatttgtgctacaattaatttaaattatactaTGCCAattgaaatataataatagcattataTATGAGGTTGGGTATTATTATAAGATGATTCATTTGGAACAATtatctacattataatatatcttcatattaatatgtgtgtttttaagattaattaaacatatcaccaatatataataggtagtcataaaatatagattcataaaatatcaatCGAAGTTCGACAATACAACAATACCTATAAAAGatgttttatgcatctaacatttttagtaatacataaagattatattatagatataggcatactatccttttaactttcgattatatatagtatcattttatgttaaagttttaattaatattgatagaaatagttatatataaattaatttatttactataaaggtataatattagattaatcactattcatttttaaattttatattttgaggtatacatatattacatttaaaatagttaaaagacaaaatataagcatattaataaaatttcatgctttgttctaataattataaataatatgacaaaataatgttattattatatgcctatacatataaaataataaaatactctaCGAATAacttatattaaatattattttattgtggaaaattcatataattaaatattaattttatcgaaaagacacataacaatacattataaaggtatcaattctatatatatgttaaagattcaatttgggatatgtggtttaatattctaaaaatatgaatcaaTGGTGAAATGGTTAAAGACccaattcatgttaaatgtcatttgattattccatattaacgcaTAATATATTGTCGCTGTTTTataatagaattaataaaatatagaatttttaataaattatgtgAATGATATACATTAACTATAATagtagaatatataagataaaattatgtataatatttagcaaatatttatataaatatatatattaaaggctaatatatcttatctctctcctattAAAGGGGAAAATAATGACATAAtcaaacatagttttctattatactttaaaatttacataatagttatttatatgttaatatttaatatttactaagtatgattttaaaaacaatctacatataaaaacttatttaaggttataaatacgggttcagtgctaattgtcgttttaaaccgtggaaattatgcgtaaaatatattataaaattatccaataaggtatattggaataaaaataaagttatttaacgcattaaaattattttttaatttatctacattcattaaaaacaatataaatttatatattttgcatagAAAATAGAACAATACAACTTTgtaaatactataattttaataaaacatggtatatagtattagaaacaagtatataagtatttagtctatcttattaaatacttatttatataatttaaggattgtaataataataactttcttaattttttatatttgtgcaGTATTTGAGTTTTATGACGTCATTTATCTTCGATATTaaaacatatgtatatattttttaaattcattataaaagtatattaatttttataataaagttataccaaatgttagtaagaattgtattttttgtataaaatccatcatatatacatatggcaAAGTGTGTAagcaaccctctatttaagatAGTTTATCTAaatgtcataaaataagtaaaatatgattttagtaatactaatgtattattatttaatatgaaattcaaattaagaataatatgtttaaCGAAAGACAATTTCTATGTAAAGAGCTTAAATAAAtacaacatatattttatacaatatatataaataacatcacCCCGTATAATCTCCAAATTATAAcagaatttcattataatgtctAAGGAATTGgtatatatcattttcttatattattcgtATGTTGCATTCCtgtaaattataataattttaattttagtaacatttatattaatacattttttgtttaattcgtaAAATACATTCGTAGTGTGATATAATTAATGGGgctgataataattttgttgaTGATCCGAACAAACCGAGAGAACATGATTCTATGagttattataatatttattgcCTTGATAGTGAATGTGATACTTATGACAAAATAGTTATTTCTACTTTTATAACATTACTAAATCTATTTGATGGTATTAGTGATGAAGATTTTGAGAGTGATAAACTTGCTGAATAcgctattttatggttaagtcacaaattaaatcaaaaaacaGAAAGTGAAATCATCACattaaacaatttttatactttCTATATAGGAGACAATAGTCAATATAAGGATAATATATCTACTATTAAAAAGATTAATAAGGATATTATAGAAAAACAAATAAGCTCGATGGATAtagatattaaagatatatctaatttttatgatgcatttaaatcattatgtaacatgtataGTGAATTTGATCCAGCAAAAAGTACTGAATGCAAGACATGTTTAGAAAATGCTGGAGAATtgtttgaaaaatatgaaaaacttaaaaatgctttaaatattaataaaggaaGTTCTTATTATAAACTATTGTCtagtttatcaaatgattataaaatttttgaaaataaatataataataaatgtaataatgACTCACAATTTGTAGCTTGTCCACGAAGTTCAGTAacaaaaaacataataattccaattgcaattatatttgttgcagcatcaattttattggtagtttcttataaggtaaataataaggaattaaaaaaaaatattatatatatgta
The Plasmodium yoelii strain 17X genome assembly, chromosome: 4 genome window above contains:
- a CDS encoding PIR protein, with the translated sequence MLTSRVCKEFDSLREKIPDELDDTESYMSTSGTLTLYCPDKQCKTYNNIVNGGCLWLLDTFYGGKTVFSYYADGKIGIVVYIMMWLGYKLNQKLNSQFPNINKFYDKDMKSFYEYTKKINDVDGYSSYNDLINKHNYVLDIPNENMSKFYDAFKSLCKLYTECDDNDSNYNSYLEKTEEFVKKYEQLKKDFDITKDDPYGKLFSILSKDYDNLKNKCSYFPPLLTYSLISIALIFVAIPIFLGISYKYSLFGFRKRFQKQKLREKIKNIMKKMIH
- a CDS encoding PIR protein translates to MSKELCDIINGADNNFVDDPNKPREHDSMSYYNIYCLDSECDTYDKIVISTFITLLNLFDGISDEDFESDKLAEYAILWLSHKLNQKTESEIITLNNFYTFYIGDNSQYKDNISTIKKINKDIIEKQISSMDIDIKDISNFYDAFKSLCNMYSEFDPAKSTECKTCLENAGELFEKYEKLKNALNINKGSSYYKLLSSLSNDYKIFENKYNNKCNNDSQFVACPRSSVTKNIIIPIAIIFVAASILLVVSYKYSLFGFRKRAQKQHLREKLKK